The Budorcas taxicolor isolate Tak-1 chromosome 5, Takin1.1, whole genome shotgun sequence genome includes a window with the following:
- the RHNO1 gene encoding RAD9, HUS1, RAD1-interacting nuclear orphan protein 1: MPPRKKRRQAAQKPQLLFHQQPLEGPKHRGQSPQPPVVTHTRQVPSKPVDHNTITSWVSPQFDTTAESWFPGNRKHHHRDHARRSSRKSTSSRFPCLTFETPHFFASSATAGIPAIGDGPSQPEKDISGRPLVPMLSPQSCRELSAHTFPDFPCAFIPPDIQTPGSPGQGEPIPSELRENSLPSCSLHSSTPKSPEPGPVLVKDTPEEKYGIKVTWRRRGHLFAYLRERGKLNRSQFLVKD; encoded by the exons ATGCCTCCCAGGAAAAAGCGCCGCCAAGCTGCTCAGAAACCCCAGCTGCTATTCCACCAACAACCACTGGAGGGCCCCAAACACCGCGGTCAATCTCCCCAGCCTCCCGTGGTCACCCACACTAGACAGGTGCCCAGCAAGCCTGTGGACCACAACACCATCACTTCCTGG GTATCACCTCAGTTTGATACAACAGCAGAAAGCTGGTTCCCAGGCAACCGGAAGCATCATCATCGAGACCATGCAAGGCGTTCAAGTCGAAAATCTACCAGCTCCAGGTTTCCATGTCTAACGTTTGAGACTCCACATTTTTTTGCCAGTTCAGCCACAGCCGGGATCCCGGCAATCGGGGATGGCCCCAGTCAACCAGAAAAGGACATTTCCGGAAGGCCCTTAGTGCCCATGCTCAGCCCCCAGAGCTGCAGGGAGCTGTCGGCACACACATTTCCAGACTTCCCATGTGCATTCATTCCCCCGGACATCCAGACCCCAGGATCCCCGGGGCAGGGAGAGCCCATTCCCTCTGAACTGAGGGAAAACAGCCTTCCCAGCTGTTCCCTTCACTCGAGCACGCCCAAGAGCCCAGAGCCTGGGCCTGTTCTGGTTAAAGACACCCCAGAGGAGAAGTACGGGATAAAGGTCACGTGGAGGAGGCGAGGACACCTCTTTGCGTACCTCAGGGAGAGGGGAAAGCTGAACAGAAGCCAGTTCCTCGTGAAAGACTGA